From the Cryptomeria japonica chromosome 2, Sugi_1.0, whole genome shotgun sequence genome, one window contains:
- the LOC131859487 gene encoding pentatricopeptide repeat-containing protein At3g53700, chloroplastic-like, with amino-acid sequence MDMVGKMLEEMAMRNLKPNEVTYTTIIDGLCKAGDLSRAHSLMNKMFDEGLSPDAVTCNCLIDAHCKLGEMDKAMTVGIAPDVVNYNTLIDCFCKENKLDRAFSMLNEMKAKGLVPDIITYNTLLDTLRHRHDLEKTLLLMDQMKKEGCAPSDATVRILDWLVGSDSLMEKNVSSDDTKDGSVIKIVGVQDVVVSSAKNGLLSLTPFVGSSSLVDDIPATQFVFGPLFDPSDSQISAIPASLDVASIPPGGGRSSILESSSLQRTIARVEEG; translated from the exons ATGGACATGGTAGGCAAGATGTTAGAGGAGATGGCAATGAGGAATTTGAAACCTAATGAAGTGACATACACCACAATCATTGATGGTCTGTGCAAGGCAGGCGATCTTTCTAGAGCACATTCACTCATGAATAAGATGTTTGATGAAGGCTTGTCTCCTGATGCAGTCACTTGTAACTGTCTGATTGATGCCCACTGCAAACTTGGTGAAATGGATAAGGCCATGACGGTTGGCATTGCCCCAGATGTTGTAAACTATAACACATTGATTGATTGTTTTTGCAAGGAAAACAAACTAGACAGGGCTTTCTCAATGCTGAACGAGATGAAAGCAAAGGGTTTGGTTCCAGACATTATCACATATAATACATTACTTGATACCTTACGCCATAGACATGACCTTGAAAAAACACTTTTgttgatggatcaaatgaagaaagaaggcTGTGCTCCGAGTGATGCAACTGTTCGGATACTTGATTGGCTG GTTGGTTCAGATTCTTTAATGGAGAAGAATGTTTCTTCGGATGACACTAAGGATGGCTCGGTGATTAAAATTGTTGGAGTTCAGGATGTTGTTGTCTCTTCTGCTAAGAATGGTTTGTTGTCTCTTACCCCGtttgttggatcttcttctttggTGGATGACATTCCCGCTACCCAGTTTGTTTTTGGACCTTTGTTTGATCCTTCTGATTCTCAAATTTCTGCTATCCCTGCCTCTCTGGATGTTGCCTCTATTCCTCCAGGtggtgggaggtcctctattctggagTCGTCTTCTTTGCAAAGGACtattgctagggttgaggagggatga